One stretch of Planococcus sp. PAMC 21323 DNA includes these proteins:
- a CDS encoding M55 family metallopeptidase, translating into MWINDIEVGELSFNAYIAGDDCGCREAEVLIPYVTTAAVKQSLTRSAVCTLQPKKAH; encoded by the coding sequence ATGTGGATCAATGATATAGAAGTTGGCGAGCTCAGTTTTAATGCTTACATTGCAGGAGATGATTGTGGGTGTCGAGAAGCAGAAGTGCTTATTCCTTATGTGACTACTGCAGCTGTTAAACAATCGCTGACACGTTCAGCAGTTTGCACACTGCAGCCGAAAAAAGCACACTAA